One Antennarius striatus isolate MH-2024 chromosome 17, ASM4005453v1, whole genome shotgun sequence genomic window carries:
- the dkc1 gene encoding H/ACA ribonucleoprotein complex subunit DKC1, translated as MADTEVMSAKKKKSKKVSPEEVGEIQQSGDFFIKPESKVASLDTSQWPLLLKNFDKLNIRTAHYTPLPSGSNPLKRNIQDYVRSGFINLDKPANPSSHEVVAWIRRILRVEKTGHSGTLDPKVTGCLIVCVDRATRLVKSQQSAGKEYVGIVRLHNAIENEHTLARALETLTGALFQRPPLIAAVKRQLRVRTIYESKLIEYDPERRLGIFWVSCEAGTYIRTLCVHLGLVLGVGGQMQELRRVRSGVLGEQDHMVTMHDVMDAQWQFDHNKDESYLRRVIFPLEKLLISHKRLVMKDSAVNAICYGAKIMLPGVLRYEDGIELNQDIVVITTKGEAICTAVALMTTAVISTCDHGVVAKIKRVIMERDTYPRKWGLGPKASQKKVMIKQGLLDKHGKPNGSTPNDWKEGYVDYSVSKVTEQPPEASAKRKREATDSDGDATTPSEPAAEVKEKKKKKKEKKIKVEEEEPAEQPETEVLDSAKKKKKKKKKESDASE; from the exons ATGGCGGATACAGAAG TTATGTCCGCGAAGAAGAAAAAGTCCAAGAAGGTCAGCCCAGAAGAAGTCGGG GAGATCCAGCAAAGCGGAGACTTCTTCATCAAACCAGAGTCTAAAGTCGCTTCTCTAGACACGTCACAGTGGCCTCTATTGCTAAAG aATTTTGACAAATTGAACATCCGGACGGCTCATTACACCCCCCTCCCAAGCGGCAGTAACCCCCTCAAGAGAAACATCCAGGATTATGTTAG ATCAGGCTTCATCAACCTGGACAAACCTGCCAACCCCTCCTCCCACGAGGTCGTGGCGTGGATCAGGAGGATCCTTCGGGTGGAAAAGACGGGTCACAGCGGAACCCTCGACCCAAAAGTCACCGGCTGTCTGATCGTGTGCGTGGATCGAGCCACGCGTCTGGTCAAGTCTCAGCAGAGCGCcg gtaaAGAGTATGTGGGGATCGTTCGGCTGCACAATGCAATAGAAAACGAACACACTCTGGCTCGG GCGCTGGAGACGCTGACGGGCGCTCTATTCCAGCGACCGCCGCTGATCGCCGCCGTGAAACGTCAGCTCAGAGTTCGGACAATCTATGAGAGCAAACTGATCGAATATGACCCCGAGAGGAGGCTCG GCATCTTCTGGGTGAGCTGTGAGGCAGGCACGTACATCCGGACTCTGTGCGTTCACCTGGGTCTGGTCCTCGGGGTCGGAGGTCAGATGCAGGAGCTGAGGCGGGTTCGGTCTGGAGTCCTTGGAGAGCAG GACCACATGGTGACGATGCACGACGTCATGGACGCCCAGTGGCAGTTCGATCACAACAAAGACGAGTCGTACCTGAGGAGAGTCATCTTCCCTCTGGAGAAGCTGCTGATATCTCACAAGCGCCTGGTGATGAAGGACAGCGCG GTGAACGCCATCTGTTATGGGGCGAAGATCATGCTGCCAGGTGTCCTCAGGTATGAAGACGGCATTGAGCTGAACCAGGACATCGTCGTCATAACAACCAAGGGCGAAGCCATTTGCACAG ctgtcGCTCTCATGACGACGGCCGTCATCTCCACGTGTGACCACGGCGTCGTGGCGAAAATCAAGAGGGTCATCATGGAGAGAGACACGTATCCCAGGAAGTGGGGCCTGGGGCCAAAG gCAAGTCAGAAGAAGGTGATGATCAAGCAGGGACTCCTCGACAAACACGGGAAGCCCAACGGCAGCACACCGAACGACTGGAAGGAAGGATACGTGGACTACAG TGTCTCCAAGGTGACAGAGCAGCCGCCTGAAGCTTCGGCAAAG AGGAAGCGTGAAGCGACCGACAGCGACGGCGACGCAACAACGCCGAGCGAACCAGCGGCAGAAgtaaaggagaagaagaagaagaagaaagagaagaagatcaaagtggaggaggaggagccagcgGAGCAGCCTGAGACGGAA GTTCTTGACAGtgccaagaagaagaaaaagaagaagaaaaaggaaagcgACGCATCAGAGTAA
- the LOC137610555 gene encoding uncharacterized protein has protein sequence MTSALQLPGELWLQVFSLLSWRDKLSMRCTCSYFRLLLDKSRPQWRGFTVVLSHLSRYNQRFWRSLAQRQVGNVVLRSGNKRHLKQLSTRLPALQALRLDDPGEGVVPELKLFSRLQRLSVTNCLVPLKSLDFLAPLSLQLTHLSLCNVELTCNSSHLLTSISQLTRLRSLLLHNDGCLRVPTLSGVLTHLTELRQLSWTMVAYKTLARDFFGHASLAGGGALQLSDLQLLDYDAAVTQEVVQPLSRLRVLSIYHLYSVPGPTCHLRTWLTSLQQLQSLSVHGGHPLAAYVDLLPPSLLSLTLCVDLQAEDLQVVSERAPYLEHLHLEPWSSASNMVRTLPRLFPHLKTLRIRHRHVSDDDFLRLQRLQHLDTLEVLDSYYRPDPSDPSWVIYEPSPHLKQLIVNLQKLTNHRVRVITSTSRDVLTCQCVQPQHSL, from the exons ATGACGTCAGCGCTGCAGCTACCCGGCGAGCTGTGGCTGCAGGTGTTCAGCCTGCTGTCCTGGAGGGACAAACTGAGCATGCGCTGCACCTGTTCGTACTTCAGGCTCCTGCTGGATAAGTCCCGCCCCCAGTGGCGCGGCTTCACCGTGGTCCTGAGCCACCTCTCGCGATACAACCAGCGGTTCTGGCGCAGCCTGGCTCAGAGGCAAGTCGGTAACGTGGTCCTGCGTTCAGGTAACAAGAGACACCTGAAGCAGCTCTCCACCCGGCTTCCTGCGCTTCAGGCGCTGCGATTGGACGACCCGGGCGAAGGGGTGGTGCCTGAGCTGAAGCTGTTCTCCCGGCTGCAGCGACTGTCCGTCACCAACTGCCTCGTCCCCCTGAAGAGTTTGGACTTCCTGGCTCCTCTGAGCCTCCAGCTGACGCACCTGAGCCTCTGTAACGTGGAGCTCACCTGTAACTCCTCCCACCTGCTGACTTCCATCAGTCAGCTGACTCGCCTCAGGTCGCTGCTGCTGCATAACGATGGCTGCCTGAGGGTCCCGACCCTCAGTGGCGTCCTGACCCACCTGACCGAGCTGAGACAGCTATCCTGGACCATGGTCGCCTACAAGACGTTAGCGCGGGACTTCTTCGGCCACGCCTCTCTCGCAG GGGGCGGagctctgcagctgtctgaTCTCCAGCTGTTGGACTACGACGCGGCGGTGACGCAGGAAGTGGTGCAGCCTCTGTCGCGCCTTCGCGTTTTGTCCATCTACCACCTGTACTCCGTCCCCGGACCCACCTGTCACCTGCGGACGTGGCTGACGtcgctgcagcagctccagagcCTCAGCGTTCATG GGGGCCATCCTCTGGCGGCGTACGTGGACctgctgcccccctccctcctcagccTGACGCTCTGCGTCGATCTGCAGGCTGAAGATCTGCAGGTGGTGTCGGAGAGAGCTCCTTACCTGGAGCACCTGCACCTTGAGCCCTGGAGCTCCGCCTCCAACATGGTGAGAACGCTCCCTCGGCTGTTCCCTCACCTCAAGACGCTCCGGATCAG ACACCGTCACGTGTCGGATGACGACTTCCTGCGCCTGCAGCGGCTGCAGCATCTCGACACCCTGGAGGTCCTGGATTCGTACTACAGACCCGACCCGTCCGACCCCAGCTGGGTCATCTACGAGCCGAGCCCACATCTCAAGCAGCTGATAGTCAACCTCCAaaaactgaccaatcacagggTTCGAGTCATCACCAGCACGAGCAGAGACGTGCTGACGTGTCAGTGCGTCCAACCACAACActcgctgtga
- the cinp gene encoding cyclin-dependent kinase 2-interacting protein, whose amino-acid sequence MDGQSGDISVTPANRKCSAVTGSARKIKDNAADWHNLMMKWEKLNDEGFTVATNIVNMRRSQTDPLLLGDESSSSPSSSSDQTSGTSELQNECCKLQDIIDKMVVMVTKMERLVTSQRGIQDLEEFQFGPEGRPFPLFHSWNTEQFGSASSSLLDSFTQELKLKQLILQELAHTSNSDLCMVYLSCWLHQPFIPPQTRMTLEALLMETGHRPL is encoded by the exons ATGGATG GTCAGTCAGGTGACATCAGTGTGACcccagcaaacaggaagtgctcaGCTGTTACAGGAAGCGCTCGTAAGATCAAAGACAATGCAGCCGACTGGCACAACCTGATGATGAAGTGGGAAAAACTCAACGATGAAGGTTTCACCGTGGCCACGAACATCGTCAACATGAGACG TTCTCAGACCGATCCCCTGCTGCTGGGGGACGAgtcttcttcatcaccttcgTCTTCATCCGATCAGACGAGTGGAACGTCAGAGCTGCAGAACGAATGCTGCAAACTACAGGACATCATCGACAAAATG gttgtcatggtgacaaaGATGGAGCGgctggtgacatcacagcgaGGGATTCAGGATCTGGAGGAGTTCCAGTTTGGACCTGAAGGGAGGCCGTTTCCTCTGTTTCACAGCTGGAACACCGAACAGTTTG GCTCGGCGTCTTCCTCCCTGTTGGACTCCTTCACCcaggagctgaagctgaagcagctGATCCTGCAGGAACTCGCCCACACTTCAAACTCAGACCTGTGCATGGTTTACCTGTCATGCTGGCTCCACCAGCCCTTCATCCCCCCACAGACCAGAATGACCCTGGAGGCTCTGCTGATGGAGACTGGACACCGCCCCCTCTGA